The DNA region GCTTCGCTAGAAAAGGGTAGCGGAGATGAGGCGTCACGGGCTGCCCTTTCCGGTGCTGCTGCGGGGGTAGCTGAGGGGCTTACATCTTCGGTCAACCCGGTGGTCGGTATCGTCGCTGGAGAAGTAGTGGGGAGCCTTTCAACCAGTGACGTTTCCAACAGGGCTCCCGAACCGAACATCGGCGACATGGCAATGCAGGATGCCAAGATAACCCACGATCCCGTAACCGGAAGAGCGCTTACGGCCCCTGTCTATAGATAAGCGAAGAACGCGTCACACTATGGGACGGGCCGCAGGCGCCGCCCCCGGTGTGTGTCTTGATTTGAGGAGAGCGACAATGATCAGAAAGATTACTGCTGCAGGTGTCATAGTACTCATGGTGTGGGCGATGGCGGGATGCGCGGTTCAGCAACAGCTCCAGCAGAGCCGTTCCATTTCAGAGGTCCCCCCTTTTGAAATCAATCCGCCCAAAGTGGATGCCATAGCGGCTGACGACGTCCCCGGAGATGTCCGCATGGTGACGGCGGCCATCGTTCAAACATTGAGGAAAAACCGGCAAGGCATACCGCGGGTCAGCTTCGATCCCGCGGGCAAGCACTATACACCGGAGACCAGGTTTACTTACTCCGGGTTCTCCGTTACCGACATAAGCATCAAAGACCACTGGGCGCGGGATACGGGACGCAAGAGCTTTGACTGTCGGGTGGATGGCTCCATACTCTTTTCAGACGCCCTCGGCAGAAGGGCGCTGGTGAGCTACAGTGCTGAGTACGAGCTTTTCAGGGACAGGATACTGATAAAGAATTCTACTGTGCAACCGGTGCCCCCGATATTTCCGAATACGAGGGCCTTTATTATCGAAGGAACCGAACTGCAGGCCATTGTCGACAAGCGACCGGGGTTTGAAGAATTTTTCACCGGGGTTGTGTCGAAATCCTACAGCATGATCCCCACAGTGGAGGAACGCCGGGAACGGAAGATGCTGGAAAGTATGAGCCTTTACGAACGGTTCAAGAGAGGGACCGGTATCGAGCGGCAGCCTAATTTCATGGTTATTTTTGTCATGGACCGCCTGACACCCGACGCCGAGATTGACGTTGTGGTCTCGAGAAATCCCAACGACAAGGTTTCCATGGCAAAACCGGTCTACCGCGACTTCGACGGTTGGCGGGTCGCCCTCTTCGGCGGGAACTTCGCCGTTGATTATGATGAGTTTTACGCGCAGGTCATCTACAGGCCGGCCCTGGGAGTTCTCCCTGAAGGAGCCGATCGCGTACTGACAGGCCTCTTTTCATCGATGAAAAACTACGATGCCGTCGATGTGTCTGCCCGGATCGAAAAACGCTCCGGACCCGTTGTTTCTGCCGAGGGACCGATCGGGCTGGGACAGTACATCCTGGACCCTTCACGGCGCGATGACGCTTCTCTCATACAATTCCGTCTCGCGGAGCTGGGCTTTTACAGAATGACCGTCGACGGGTTATGGGGTCCCGGCTCGCAAAAGGCACTGGCGGCCTTTCAGAGAGCCGTCGGCCTCGCTCCTGACGGAGCCTGGGACATGCAGACCCAGTTGAAACTGTTTTCCGGGACGGGGAAGTAATGACGGCCCCCTAGAAAGGGGAAAACATCTGGTTGAGAGGTGGTATGCCGCAGTGACGAAGGCCAGAGCGCAATGAGGCATTCGGCTATAGTACCGGAGGCATGCCTCCGGTAACTTTTTACGAGGCCGCCAGTAATTGGTATCCGGGTTTCCTTCCATCGTGCCGGCGGGGAGTCGCACCCATGTTCGAGTGGCTGCAGGGACTTACTAAATCAGACGATGACCGAATCATCGGAGGGGTGTGCGGCGGGCTCGCTGAACACAGCCCGCTACCCTCCTGGGTCTGGCGCATCATTGCCTGTCTCGTCAGCCTCGCCTGGGGCTTCGGTGTGATTATCTATATCCTTCTGTGGATATTCATGCCGTCGCCGTCACAGAAACCCGCCCGGGACGAGTGAAGCGGACCAGGAAGCTCTGTATCCGACACGCCGGTCCCTGTCGCAACGTACTCCTTTCGTGAAACCTCGGCATGGCAAGGGTCTCCGGTACTTTTTCCGCACGTCCCCCATCGCAATGTGTTCTTTTCGTGAAACCTCGGTATCGCTCCCTCAGAGCGCCCCGAAACACCATCTGCTCTATCATTTCAATCACCCTCCCCGTCCGTCACTTCGACCATTCCTACCCGTCATTTCGGTCGTTCCCGTTCGTCATTCCGACCATTCCTACCCGTCATTTCGACCGGAGGGAACCGGAGGGAGAAATCTTTCACAAAGACGAAAAAAGAAAGATTTCTCGTCGCTTCGCTCCTCGAAATGACGGACCTTAGGCGCTCCTCGAAATGACGGAATGTGAGCGCTCATCCAAATAACGGAATGTAACAAGCCCACCATACCAGCGGATTCCCGTCATTCCGAACCGCCGAAGGCGTGTGAGGAATCTGTATCACGGACACCCGTCGAAATGACGGTATATATGAAACTCCTCGAAATGGCGGAATGTGAGCGCTCATCCAAATAACGGAATGTAACAAGCCCACCATACCAGCGGATTCCCGTCATTCCGAACCGCCGAAGGCGTGTGAGGAATCTGTGTCACGGACACCCTTCGAAATGACGGCACATATGAAACTCCTCGAAACGGGACCATATACAGGCCTCCTGAAACGACGGAATATATAAACGTTTCTCGAAACGACGGAACCAGACGTTCCTCGGAGGGTGCCTTAAAAGCATCTCGAAATGCCATTCGACGCGCAGTCGCAGGTCCTCCGGGGTATTCACGGTGAAAAAGCGTTCATTCCCCGGCCTGCCGGGACCTTGCGAACCACGAAAGAGAAGTGATATATACCTCGTTGCAGGCGGTTCTTTGTGTCAGGCGGAACCGCCCCCCACAACAGGCCGCGGGAGGCCGGGAATATTCCTGTGAGAACAGGCCCCATGGAACGTTCAAGAAAGAACGAGCGAGAGATGCCCCGGGAAAAAGTATCAACGGGAAGGAACATTCTGTGCCTTACGGCAGGCATTATTCTCTTCTGCCTGATTGTTCTTGCTCCCGCCGCAGCGGATGACGAAAATTCGGTTTTCACCGCTTATGGCGACGGTTCCGTCGAGGTCCACTTCTATTCGAACTATTTCTGCCCGCCCTGCCGTGCCCTGGAACCACGAGCGGAACCTCTTCTCCTTGACCTGGTGGAAAGAAATGCGATCCGTCTTTTCATAGTCGACATTCCCACGGACCAGAAATCACTGTTGTATGCCCACTTTTTCCTGTACGCCCTGAAGGCGGAGAATACGCTCGAGCGAGCCCTGGCGATCAGGGCCTTCCTCTTTGAAGCGGCGACGCGGCAGGACATGAGGACCGACGATGCCCTGGCCGCCTTTTTTGAGGAACATGCCGTCGACTACGAGGCCTTTGACGCCCGGAGTCTCTACCCCAGCCTCAACACGTTCATAATGGAAGACAATGTCCGCGCGACGCCCACCATGGTTGTCATCAGGCAGGGGGAGTCTGAAACCGTTACGGGCCCGAGGGCGATACTGGACGCCCTCGAGGCCCTCGGAGATGCCGCACTTTCCGGGGAGGAACAGTCGGCAGAATGAACCGAATCACTATCAAGAAGCTGCTCGACATTGCTCTTCCCATCTTCGGAATAATCCTGGAGCTGTACTACCGGAATTTCTGCGGCACCGCCTGCTCCTATCTGCGGGGAACCATATTCGGGGCGGATCTCGTTCTGGTGGGCATTCTCCTCATGGGAGCGCTTCTGGTTCTCAATCTTCCCTTCCCGGCCCGCCGGCGTTCCTTCGTCGACCAGTCGAGGGCCATGATGCTTTCCGGCTCCCTGGGCGGCGAGGTTCTGCTTGTCCGGTTTCAGATAGTCAACGACGTCTATTGTTCCTACTGTCTCGTCTTCGGACTGGTGGTGCTGGTTTTGTTCATACTGAACTTCAGGGCCATGAACCGCTTCCTTGCCGCCGCCTCTTTCGTCGCCGGGCTTCTTCTGTTTCACTTCTTCTTCGAGGGATCCGTACTGCCGCTCTTTCCCGGTTTTTGACGACGAAGAGCCCCGGAGCCGCTGTTGACAGCCCCGGATTCCTTGTGTATAGCCAGTGAAAAACATGTTACCGGTGCCGTGCGACCGCGGATTCTTCGGATCAAAACCCGCCGCGTCAAGCGCTCGGCCGCGTGGTCCGGGGCAACGATACAACGTGACACGCCACCGGTAACGCACCATGATACACCTGAGCGTGAGCGAAAGGCGGAGGCACCATGAAAAATTTTATATTTGAAAATCCCACAAAAATCATTTTCGGCGAAGGGCAGATCGCCCGTATCGGCGGAGAGACGAGGCGTTTCGGGCGCCGCGTGCTGTTTGTTTACGGGAAGGGAAGCATAAAAGAAAACGGCGTCTATGACCAGGTCACGGCATCCCTCAGCGAGGCCGGGCTCGAGGTGGTTGAGTGGCCGGGCGTCCGTCCCAACCCCGTCCTGTCTCACGTCCGTGAAGGAATCGAACTGGCCCGCCGTGAAAACGTCGAGGCAGTTCTCGCCGCGGGCGGCGGAAGCGTCATCGACGAGGCAAAGACCATCGCCGCGGGAGTTCCGGCCGAACAGGACGTATGGGATTATTTCACCTGCAAGGCGGTTATCACGGCGGCCCTCCCCGTTCTGACGGTACTCACCTTGTCGGCGAGCGCCTCGGAGATGAACCCCACAGCCGTCATCACCCGTGAAGAAGGGGCACAGAAATTCAGCATCCGGTCGCCCCACATCCAGCCGAAAACATCCATCCTGGACCCTACGGTTCTCTACAGCCTGAGCAGCAACCAGAGTGCCTACGGTGCCGTGGACGCCATCACGCACATGCTCGAGGGATATTTCAACGGCCAGGCCGCGGCTCCGATTCTCCAGGAAGGGCTGGTAGAGACGCTCACCAGGGTGATCATGGGAAGCATGGAGACGATTCTTGCAAATCCCCGGGACTACGATGCCAGGGCGGCCATCATGTGGGCGACCACGCTGGCCTTCAACGGTCTCGTTTCGGCGGGAATTGGTCGCTTCAGTCTCCCCGCTCATATGATCGAGCATTCTTTAAGCGCTCTCTATGACGTAGCACATGGTGCGGGTCTTTCCATCGTTCTTCCCGGCTGGATGCGCTACGCGGCGGCCGATGGGGCGACGGAAGCGCGAATAGCCCGGTTCGCGCGGCGCATCTTCGCCGTCGATACCGGCGATGACAGCGAGGCCGCCAGGGCGGGCACGGAAGCGCTGAAAGCGTGGTTCAGGTCCATCGGGAGCCCTGTGTCGCTCAACGAGGTGGGAATACCCGAAGCGGATATCAACAGAATCGCCCTCAACGCGGCCCTGACCGCTGATGTCTGGGGCATGCGGGACTACACCCTTCCAGTCATTGAAGCGATTCTCGAGCAGTGCCGTTGAGGGAAGACGCGGGGCCATGACGGGTATTATTCTTGCCGGCGGAGAAAGCAGCAGGATGGGGGAAAACAAGGCCTTCATCGAGTTCGGGGGAGAGCGTCTTCTCGACCGGACCATCACCCTCTTCAGGGATCTTTTCGACGAACTTATCCTGGTCACCAACGATCCCCGGGCCTATCTCGATCTGGATCTGACCATCGTAACGGATATCATTCCCGGAAAAGGGGCCCTGGGCGGCATATACTCGGGGCTGTTCTTCACCCGGTCCGAGCGGGCCTTCGTAGCACCCTGCGACATGCCCTTTCTGAACAGGTCCTTTATTGCCTGGATGCTGTCCCAGGCCGATGACTGCGACGTGCTGGTCCCCGCGCCGGCCGACGGGCCCCAGCCGCTTCACGCCGTCTATTCCCGGCGCTGTCTGTCTGCAATGAAGAAGCTCATCGATGACGACCGGCTGCAGATCAAGCTTCTTTTCAAACGGTGTCGCACCGTGGAAATTCCTCCCCGGGTGCTGAAGTCCTTTGATCCCGAGGGGCTCATGTTCCGGAATATCAACTCCCCGGAGGACCTGGACGAAGCCCGGCGTACCTGGTCTGAATGACGGAAGACCTTCAGAATTGCGACCGTCCCCTTTCGAGTACGGTTG from Syntrophales bacterium includes:
- a CDS encoding thioredoxin domain-containing protein — protein: MERSRKNEREMPREKVSTGRNILCLTAGIILFCLIVLAPAAADDENSVFTAYGDGSVEVHFYSNYFCPPCRALEPRAEPLLLDLVERNAIRLFIVDIPTDQKSLLYAHFFLYALKAENTLERALAIRAFLFEAATRQDMRTDDALAAFFEEHAVDYEAFDARSLYPSLNTFIMEDNVRATPTMVVIRQGESETVTGPRAILDALEALGDAALSGEEQSAE
- a CDS encoding peptidoglycan-binding protein, giving the protein MIRKITAAGVIVLMVWAMAGCAVQQQLQQSRSISEVPPFEINPPKVDAIAADDVPGDVRMVTAAIVQTLRKNRQGIPRVSFDPAGKHYTPETRFTYSGFSVTDISIKDHWARDTGRKSFDCRVDGSILFSDALGRRALVSYSAEYELFRDRILIKNSTVQPVPPIFPNTRAFIIEGTELQAIVDKRPGFEEFFTGVVSKSYSMIPTVEERRERKMLESMSLYERFKRGTGIERQPNFMVIFVMDRLTPDAEIDVVVSRNPNDKVSMAKPVYRDFDGWRVALFGGNFAVDYDEFYAQVIYRPALGVLPEGADRVLTGLFSSMKNYDAVDVSARIEKRSGPVVSAEGPIGLGQYILDPSRRDDASLIQFRLAELGFYRMTVDGLWGPGSQKALAAFQRAVGLAPDGAWDMQTQLKLFSGTGK
- a CDS encoding molybdenum cofactor guanylyltransferase is translated as MTGIILAGGESSRMGENKAFIEFGGERLLDRTITLFRDLFDELILVTNDPRAYLDLDLTIVTDIIPGKGALGGIYSGLFFTRSERAFVAPCDMPFLNRSFIAWMLSQADDCDVLVPAPADGPQPLHAVYSRRCLSAMKKLIDDDRLQIKLLFKRCRTVEIPPRVLKSFDPEGLMFRNINSPEDLDEARRTWSE
- a CDS encoding iron-containing alcohol dehydrogenase, translated to MKNFIFENPTKIIFGEGQIARIGGETRRFGRRVLFVYGKGSIKENGVYDQVTASLSEAGLEVVEWPGVRPNPVLSHVREGIELARRENVEAVLAAGGGSVIDEAKTIAAGVPAEQDVWDYFTCKAVITAALPVLTVLTLSASASEMNPTAVITREEGAQKFSIRSPHIQPKTSILDPTVLYSLSSNQSAYGAVDAITHMLEGYFNGQAAAPILQEGLVETLTRVIMGSMETILANPRDYDARAAIMWATTLAFNGLVSAGIGRFSLPAHMIEHSLSALYDVAHGAGLSIVLPGWMRYAAADGATEARIARFARRIFAVDTGDDSEAARAGTEALKAWFRSIGSPVSLNEVGIPEADINRIALNAALTADVWGMRDYTLPVIEAILEQCR
- a CDS encoding PspC domain-containing protein translates to MFEWLQGLTKSDDDRIIGGVCGGLAEHSPLPSWVWRIIACLVSLAWGFGVIIYILLWIFMPSPSQKPARDE